The Moraxella osloensis genome contains a region encoding:
- the coq7 gene encoding 2-polyprenyl-3-methyl-6-methoxy-1,4-benzoquinone monooxygenase, producing MSIEPAQNNLSLSKVDRNIVFFDRAIRSFIPNSNLSTRPLPVSSPDVPKLSVEEARHVAGLMRINHTGEVCAQGLYHGQAFTAKQATVKKAMHQSALEEIDHLVWCETRLNELGSHPSIFSPLWYGLSFGMGAVAGLISDEFSLGFVAETETQVSEHLHSHLGKLPVQDKRSAEILSQMDKEELHHRDKAVESGASPLPLPIKTTMRFLANCMKTVAYHI from the coding sequence ATGTCGATTGAACCAGCACAAAACAACCTATCACTTAGTAAAGTAGACCGCAATATTGTCTTCTTTGATCGGGCGATTCGCTCGTTTATTCCAAACAGCAATCTTAGCACCCGCCCATTGCCTGTCTCTAGCCCCGATGTGCCAAAACTGTCCGTGGAAGAAGCGCGTCATGTCGCAGGTCTCATGCGTATCAATCACACGGGCGAAGTGTGCGCGCAAGGACTGTATCATGGTCAAGCATTTACTGCCAAACAAGCAACGGTCAAAAAAGCCATGCATCAATCTGCGCTAGAGGAGATTGACCATTTGGTATGGTGTGAGACACGGTTAAATGAATTGGGTAGCCATCCCAGTATTTTTAGTCCGCTTTGGTATGGGCTATCGTTTGGCATGGGTGCGGTAGCGGGATTGATTTCTGATGAGTTTAGTTTGGGGTTTGTTGCAGAGACGGAAACCCAAGTCAGCGAGCATTTGCACAGCCATCTTGGCAAGCTGCCTGTACAGGATAAACGCAGTGCTGAGATTTTAAGCCAAATGGATAAAGAAGAATTACATCACCGTGATAAAGCAGTCGAATCAGGTGCCAGCCCATTGCCACTACCCATCAAAACCACGATGCGTTTTTTGGCTAACTGCATGAAAACGGTGGCGTATCATATTTAA
- a CDS encoding acetate/propionate family kinase: MNDSVMRHTDSTHPIVVTFNVGSATIKMAAYDTAKAVDSSPLAWSPLFDVNINLKTKNKVWHAMPQSLADWEPQDSLTDTAVSLFTRVKQTFPAREIVCIHRVVHGGKRYHVPVVINETVMAHLVELSPICPLHQPPALSVVNALQAIDTKLVHIAAFDTAFHYHRPEIWSSYALPKSLRDQGVRCYGFHGLSYQAIMRKLETYLPKIAKKRLIIAHLGSGCSITAVDNGESKDSTFGFSGLDGVPMGTRPGHLDSGVILYMVEQGWTLEQMNQCLYKESGLLGLSEISNDVRDLLASDDPRAKFALVYFATHAAKEIASLMVSMKGCDALIFTAGIGEQSAIIRQMIVEQLDFLGFSLDADKNIDGRIDVPILRINSDDDKQIYVILTDEQLELALSLEHAITIETDA, encoded by the coding sequence ATGAACGATTCTGTAATGAGGCATACTGACTCGACTCACCCGATTGTGGTGACCTTTAACGTGGGTTCAGCGACTATCAAAATGGCGGCGTACGACACGGCTAAAGCAGTTGACTCATCCCCCCTTGCGTGGTCACCCTTGTTTGATGTCAATATCAACCTAAAAACCAAAAATAAAGTCTGGCACGCCATGCCACAATCTTTGGCTGACTGGGAACCCCAAGATAGCCTGACAGACACCGCGGTAAGCTTGTTTACTCGTGTCAAACAGACCTTTCCTGCGCGTGAGATTGTCTGTATCCACCGAGTGGTTCATGGGGGCAAACGCTATCATGTTCCTGTGGTGATTAACGAGACAGTGATGGCACATTTGGTGGAGTTATCACCGATATGTCCGCTACATCAGCCCCCTGCCCTATCTGTGGTCAACGCGCTGCAAGCCATTGATACAAAACTGGTGCACATCGCTGCCTTTGATACCGCGTTTCACTACCATCGCCCAGAGATTTGGTCTAGCTATGCGCTGCCAAAATCGCTGCGCGATCAGGGCGTGCGCTGTTATGGCTTTCATGGTTTATCGTATCAGGCGATTATGCGCAAACTTGAAACCTATCTCCCAAAGATTGCCAAAAAACGCTTAATCATCGCGCATTTGGGTAGTGGCTGTAGTATCACCGCGGTCGACAATGGCGAGTCAAAAGACAGTACCTTTGGCTTTAGTGGATTAGATGGCGTGCCAATGGGTACCCGTCCGGGTCATTTGGATTCTGGGGTGATTTTATATATGGTCGAGCAAGGTTGGACGCTCGAGCAAATGAACCAATGCCTATATAAAGAGTCGGGCTTGCTCGGTTTATCTGAAATTAGCAATGACGTGCGTGATTTGCTCGCTAGCGATGACCCACGCGCCAAATTTGCACTGGTGTATTTTGCCACGCATGCCGCCAAAGAAATCGCAAGCCTGATGGTTAGTATGAAAGGCTGTGATGCGCTTATCTTTACCGCAGGGATAGGTGAACAGTCAGCGATTATCCGTCAGATGATTGTCGAACAACTCGATTTTTTAGGTTTTAGTTTGGATGCGGATAAAAATATCGATGGCCGTATTGACGTTCCGATTTTACGAATCAACTCAGACGATGACAAACAAATTTATGTCATCTTGACCGATGAACAGCTCGAATTAGCTTTATCACTTGAGCATGCAATCACGATCGAAACTGATGCGTAA
- a CDS encoding phasin family protein, giving the protein MNNDFMDKMKDSSRQLYAPWSRFNQAMLRNAEKMTDFSLETMRHYSEMGLEQLRNVSSVDSPEAASSFNQKQTELLNQLGQKMLSDAQRLTELGNEIRNEVMSAMNEIYSQNASSMQDAMQSAASNASKTAEDFNRKVNENMHKAANQMSEAVKQTTQNINKAASSVTAGATRNTNDVAQDSEATKPAAKTTPATK; this is encoded by the coding sequence ATGAACAACGATTTTATGGATAAAATGAAAGATAGTTCACGTCAACTGTATGCACCATGGTCACGCTTCAACCAAGCGATGTTACGAAATGCGGAAAAAATGACAGACTTTTCTTTAGAAACAATGCGTCATTACTCAGAAATGGGTTTGGAGCAACTTCGCAATGTTTCTTCTGTTGATTCTCCAGAAGCAGCTTCAAGCTTTAACCAAAAACAAACTGAACTGCTCAATCAATTGGGTCAAAAAATGTTGTCAGATGCACAACGTTTGACTGAGCTTGGCAATGAAATCCGTAATGAAGTCATGTCAGCGATGAACGAAATCTATAGCCAAAATGCATCAAGCATGCAAGATGCCATGCAAAGCGCCGCTAGCAACGCATCAAAAACGGCAGAAGACTTTAATCGCAAAGTAAACGAAAACATGCACAAAGCGGCAAACCAAATGTCAGAAGCGGTTAAGCAAACCACCCAAAACATAAATAAAGCTGCTTCTAGCGTGACAGCTGGGGCTACCCGAAATACTAATGATGTAGCACAAGATAGCGAAGCAACAAAACCCGCAGCAAAAACAACCCCTGCGACAAAATAA
- the phaC gene encoding class I poly(R)-hydroxyalkanoic acid synthase, with protein MADNKDTQYQGTNANSANDNSQSSDNTNNNPFGYNPFANFPFGNNAFGNNAFGIPQNPLDFLSKNNPFAHMASSIPPYNAAVGEFYSEFFGNMTKLSQQIAQQSMRANQAPQYTNTSVMMDLMDGWRKMGQMVTNHPGTMVEDQLQLFRDQMHLWQNTLQQFAGKKIEPVASPEKGDKRFSDEEWEDNPIFNFLKQYYLLTTQAMMDAIDGVEGIDEKTRQRLAFFTRQWINAVAPTNFLLTNPEVLRLTIESRGQNLVQGMKQLAEDMGNSADTLNIRMTDQSAFRVGENIATSKGKVVFENHMMQLIQYDPLTEKVKQRPLLMVPPWINKFYIMDLRENNSFVHWAVKEGHTVYVISWANPTPEYKNVGMSTYMKDGVLAAMDQIEAITGEKTINITGYCIGGMLTALTLGYLAATKQESRIASATLWATIIDFSDPGDIGVFIDDKIVAAIDKQNAEKGVFDGRMMGASFSLLRENSLYWNYYVQNYLKGERPVPFDLLYWNSDCTNVTAALHHFLLREFYINNLLRKPGGVEIDGVKIDLSKVKTPVFMVATLQDHIAKWKSCYAGTQVFGGEKVFVLGESGHIAGIMNPPGSKYGYYTNDNYPADPDQWYKDATYVKDTWWTRWHDWIKPFEGNEINARVVGQNSQGKEIPTYGDAPGSYVTVKATEALTGHNFAEAYRSQLPPV; from the coding sequence ATGGCAGACAATAAAGACACCCAATATCAAGGAACAAACGCTAACTCAGCCAATGACAACAGCCAAAGTTCAGACAACACCAATAACAACCCTTTTGGCTATAACCCATTCGCCAATTTTCCCTTTGGCAATAATGCTTTTGGTAACAATGCTTTTGGCATACCTCAAAATCCGCTCGATTTTTTGAGTAAAAACAATCCATTTGCTCACATGGCCTCTAGTATTCCGCCTTACAATGCTGCGGTCGGTGAATTCTATAGCGAATTTTTTGGCAATATGACCAAACTGAGCCAACAAATTGCACAGCAATCGATGCGTGCCAACCAAGCGCCGCAGTACACCAATACCTCCGTCATGATGGATTTAATGGATGGCTGGCGTAAAATGGGTCAGATGGTGACCAATCACCCAGGCACGATGGTCGAAGATCAATTGCAGTTGTTTAGAGACCAAATGCACTTGTGGCAAAACACGCTACAACAATTTGCCGGTAAGAAAATCGAACCAGTGGCAAGCCCGGAAAAAGGCGACAAACGGTTTAGTGATGAAGAATGGGAAGACAATCCTATTTTTAACTTCTTAAAACAGTATTATTTATTAACTACCCAAGCGATGATGGATGCGATTGATGGCGTTGAAGGCATTGATGAAAAAACCCGTCAACGCTTGGCTTTTTTTACCCGCCAATGGATCAATGCGGTGGCCCCAACCAACTTCTTATTGACCAACCCTGAAGTACTACGTTTGACCATCGAAAGTCGGGGTCAAAATCTGGTTCAAGGTATGAAGCAGTTGGCTGAGGACATGGGTAATAGCGCTGATACACTCAATATCCGTATGACTGACCAGAGTGCGTTCCGGGTGGGTGAAAACATCGCCACCTCAAAAGGTAAAGTGGTATTTGAAAACCACATGATGCAGCTCATCCAGTATGACCCTTTAACCGAAAAAGTAAAACAACGTCCGTTGCTGATGGTGCCGCCTTGGATCAACAAATTCTACATCATGGACTTACGTGAGAACAACTCGTTTGTGCATTGGGCTGTCAAGGAAGGTCATACGGTTTATGTCATCTCTTGGGCGAACCCGACGCCTGAGTACAAAAATGTTGGCATGAGCACTTATATGAAAGACGGTGTGCTTGCGGCGATGGATCAAATTGAAGCCATCACGGGTGAAAAAACCATCAATATTACAGGTTACTGTATTGGGGGTATGTTGACCGCATTGACGTTAGGCTATCTTGCCGCGACCAAGCAAGAAAGCCGCATTGCCAGTGCGACACTTTGGGCGACTATTATTGACTTCTCAGATCCAGGTGATATCGGCGTCTTTATCGATGACAAAATCGTTGCGGCGATTGACAAGCAGAACGCCGAGAAAGGCGTGTTTGATGGACGAATGATGGGCGCGTCATTTAGCCTACTTCGTGAGAATAGCCTATACTGGAACTACTACGTACAAAACTACCTAAAAGGCGAACGCCCTGTACCTTTTGACTTGTTATACTGGAATTCAGACTGTACCAACGTGACCGCTGCGCTGCACCATTTTCTACTGCGTGAGTTCTATATCAACAACTTACTGCGTAAACCGGGCGGGGTTGAAATTGACGGCGTGAAAATTGACTTATCAAAAGTTAAAACTCCCGTGTTTATGGTCGCAACCTTGCAAGACCATATCGCAAAATGGAAAAGCTGTTACGCAGGCACGCAAGTATTTGGCGGTGAAAAAGTATTTGTGTTGGGGGAATCGGGTCATATTGCGGGTATCATGAACCCCCCAGGTAGTAAATATGGTTACTACACCAACGATAACTACCCTGCAGACCCCGACCAATGGTACAAAGACGCCACCTATGTTAAAGACACCTGGTGGACAAGATGGCATGACTGGATCAAACCATTTGAGGGCAACGAAATCAATGCCCGTGTCGTCGGTCAAAATAGCCAAGGTAAAGAAATCCCGACCTATGGCGATGCCCCAGGTAGCTATGTCACGGTCAAAGCGACTGAAGCCTTAACGGGTCATAACTTTGCAGAAGCTTACCGTTCACAATTACCACCGGTATAA